In Helianthus annuus cultivar XRQ/B chromosome 9, HanXRQr2.0-SUNRISE, whole genome shotgun sequence, the following are encoded in one genomic region:
- the LOC110875535 gene encoding uncharacterized protein LOC110875535: MAMVPVKEAGSMSFQVPVLTPTNYPVWAVKVKAIMDANGVWETVEPRALGAEPDEKKAKQALAFLFQAIPEEMVLQMASYTYPKQVWDGLKTRYLGVDRVRAARLATLRRELETMRMKEGEAVDDFVVKLNDIASKVRSLGYELEEVDLVKRLLDSMPKPFFQLVASIEQCFDLDTMLFDEAVGRLKAYEERMRSHEEKEGEQGQLLMASEQKNGDGDGDRRYGRGRGRGRSSDRGGRGRGRGSGRGDKSGIWCYDCGVFGHFCYECTKWKDKDNEANLI, encoded by the coding sequence ATGGCAATGGTACCTGTTAAAGAGGCTGGTTCGATGTCGTTTCAAGTTCCGGTTTTGACCCCAACAAACTATCCGGTGTGGGCAGTCAAGGTTAAGGCCATTATGGATGCAAATGGTGTATGGGAGACTGTTGAACCGAGGGCGTTAGGTGCTGAACCGGATGAAAAGAAAGCAAAACAAGCTTTGGCCTTTTTGTTTCAAGCTATTCCCGAAGAGATGGTGTTGCAAATGGCTAGCTACACCTATCCCAAGCAAGTGTGGGACGGACTGAAGACCCGGTACTTGGGTGTAGATCGGGTAAGAGCGGCTCGACTTGCAACATTAAGAAGGGAGCTTGAAACTATGCGCATGAAAGAGGGTGAAGCGGTTGACGATTTCGTGGTGAAATTGAACGACATAGCATCGAAGGTAAGGTCTCTAGGTTATGAACTCGAAGAAGTTGATTTAGTGAAAAGATTACTTGATTCGATGCCGAAGCCATTCTTTCAACTTGTGGCTTCAATCGAACAATGTTTTGATTTGGACACAATGCTATTCGATGAAGCCGTTGGGAGATTAAAGGCGTATGAAGAGCGTATGAGAAGCCATGAGGAAAAGGAGGGAGAGCAAGGCCAACTCTTGATGGCTAGTGAGCAAAAgaatggtgatggtgatggtgatagGCGATACGGTCGAGGAAGAGGTCGTGGAAGAAGCAGTGATAGAGGCGGAAGAGGCCGTGGAAGAGGCTCGGGTCGAGGTGACAAAAGTGGAATTTGGTGTTATGATTGTGGAGTTTTTGGACATTTTTGCTACGAGTGCACAAAATGGAAAGACAAAGACAACGAAGCGAACTTGATCTAA